A single Candidatus Brocadiaceae bacterium DNA region contains:
- a CDS encoding flotillin family protein, giving the protein MIIVSIGALLGLALMVFLVMAARYKRCPSNRILVVYGKVGSGVSARCLHGGAAFVWPLIHDYGFLSLTPMTIGIPLQNALSFQNIRINVPSTFTVAISTQEGIMGNAAERLLNLGLREIEEMAREIIFGQLRLTVASLTIEQINQDRESFLESIRKNVEPELNKVGLYLINVNVTDITDESEYIESIGKKAASEAVNRARIDVADNEKMGAIGQSEADRERTIRVAENEAQADKGRKKADADRRIYVQGQEAEAVAGENTAKADIADVNAQLAIKEAAALRLGEVAKREAMVEIQKAQYQAELERLNADVVVKEEIEKRKVEIAAEAEAERQRRIARGAADAVLMNYEAEAKGIRQVLDSKAAGYADMVASCGGDARAAATLLMVEKIEQVVARQVEAIKNLKIDKITVWDSAGAGGDGGSSTANFLSSLIRSLPPLHDVAGMAGVELPDYLGSTTKPAPAAGDGAQPPAGA; this is encoded by the coding sequence ATGATTATCGTGAGTATCGGTGCGTTGCTCGGCCTCGCCCTGATGGTCTTCCTGGTCATGGCGGCGCGCTACAAGCGGTGTCCGTCCAACCGGATCCTGGTCGTCTACGGCAAGGTCGGGTCGGGCGTCTCGGCCCGGTGTCTGCACGGCGGGGCGGCGTTCGTCTGGCCTCTGATCCACGACTACGGTTTCCTCAGCCTCACGCCGATGACGATCGGCATCCCTCTGCAGAATGCCCTGTCGTTCCAGAACATCCGCATCAACGTGCCCAGCACCTTCACCGTGGCCATCAGCACGCAGGAGGGCATCATGGGCAACGCGGCCGAGCGCCTGCTCAACCTCGGGCTGCGCGAGATCGAGGAGATGGCGCGTGAGATCATCTTCGGCCAGCTCCGTCTGACGGTTGCCTCGCTGACCATCGAGCAGATCAACCAGGACCGCGAGAGCTTCCTGGAGTCGATCCGCAAGAACGTCGAGCCGGAACTCAACAAGGTCGGCCTCTACCTGATCAACGTGAACGTCACCGACATCACCGACGAGTCCGAGTACATCGAGAGCATCGGCAAGAAGGCCGCCTCCGAGGCCGTGAACCGCGCCCGCATCGACGTGGCCGACAACGAGAAGATGGGCGCCATCGGCCAGTCCGAGGCCGATCGCGAGAGGACCATTCGCGTGGCGGAGAACGAAGCCCAGGCGGACAAGGGGCGCAAGAAGGCCGACGCCGATCGCCGCATCTACGTGCAGGGCCAGGAGGCCGAGGCCGTCGCCGGCGAGAACACCGCCAAGGCGGACATTGCCGACGTCAACGCCCAGCTCGCGATCAAGGAAGCGGCCGCCCTGCGGCTCGGCGAGGTCGCCAAACGCGAGGCCATGGTCGAGATCCAGAAGGCCCAGTACCAGGCCGAACTCGAACGACTCAACGCCGACGTGGTCGTCAAGGAGGAGATCGAGAAGCGCAAGGTCGAGATCGCGGCCGAGGCCGAGGCCGAACGGCAGCGGCGCATCGCCCGCGGCGCGGCCGACGCCGTCCTGATGAACTACGAAGCCGAGGCGAAGGGCATCCGGCAGGTCCTGGACAGCAAGGCCGCCGGCTACGCCGACATGGTCGCGAGCTGCGGCGGCGACGCGCGTGCCGCCGCCACCCTCTTGATGGTCGAGAAGATCGAGCAGGTCGTCGCGCGTCAGGTCGAGGCCATCAAGAACCTCAAGATCGACAAGATCACCGTCTGGGACAGCGCCGGTGCCGGCGGCGACGGCGGTTCGTCCACGGCCAACTTCCTCTCCAGCCTCATCCGGAGCCTGCCGCCGCTGCACGACGTGGCCGGCATGGCGGGCGTCGAACTGCCCGACTACCTGGGCAGCACCACGAAGCCGGCGCCTGCCGCAGGGGATGGCGCACAGCCGCCGGCCGGTGCCTGA
- a CDS encoding fibronectin type III domain-containing protein yields MHWMVCAAAVVWLMAAGASEDLAPWKSNTHPSDAAMSHVEDVAGARHEYAITQGGTMDGENCRLPYGVWEGLIRHWESNRSVRIENVGQTDVVNPWLSNARNNFRNLQEIAHAPLEPGMSDRERAIAIWYQQITNRYHWQGDNNELGDPVRVFNVYGHNTCGNDSIALAGLWQAAGLRVAPARPLTHCISQVFFDGRWNLLDGDMQGFYLLRDNETIASEQDLVHDHDLVKRTHTAGILHANSRSQDESQASIFVYEGEAKGTRNSRRDTTMDMTLRPGEALTYRWGHTEPIKYHGVSTPRFPTAIQNGLWEYRPDLFGDVWRSGARTVERIRNTADGLAAEPGTVGTILWRMAAPYPFVGGRYEVEGNDVRVAVSTDGEQWRDMTTGILDYQFPSEHGPYHQYFLRCRLEGDARLKSFAVINDIQTALPGMPGMVVGENRFVYTDETPGERRVRITHGWVERSAGHPPVAPAAAVFPPDGAEVNGTDITFRWQPAADPDGEAIADYHWELSDRPDMRWPLSPNFRKLISRTPDRGHAQYSLPCVGLLAPGRPYYWRVRARSAQGLWGPWSETWSFVSHAPTPPIAVALDVDETTGVGTLTWKPNPSGNAPATYRVYGSDEKGFSVSDEPYRVNRGQTPEGLLPDPFPANFVAETAETRMAVLGRGLDLPNANRAWYRVVAVDANGKRSWSSAFAEAPRPLVYTTPVTSARVGTPYVYRAAAVRSLGDARNRGRAGMGYWDIEEPAFSIEQGPDWLTVDPATGLLTGTPHTPGRVPVVLRALIERDVPILDEGALAWGNYTVTSTERRRVGSAVQEFTIDVAPQ; encoded by the coding sequence ATGCACTGGATGGTCTGTGCGGCAGCGGTTGTCTGGCTGATGGCGGCGGGGGCGAGCGAGGACTTGGCCCCCTGGAAATCGAACACGCATCCCTCTGATGCGGCCATGAGCCACGTCGAGGACGTCGCCGGCGCGCGGCACGAGTACGCCATCACCCAGGGCGGGACGATGGACGGCGAGAACTGCCGCCTGCCCTACGGCGTCTGGGAGGGGCTGATCCGGCACTGGGAGTCCAACCGCTCCGTGCGCATCGAGAACGTGGGGCAGACGGACGTCGTCAACCCCTGGCTCTCGAACGCCCGCAACAACTTCCGGAACCTCCAGGAAATCGCCCACGCCCCCCTGGAGCCGGGCATGAGCGACCGGGAGAGGGCGATCGCGATCTGGTACCAGCAGATCACGAACCGCTACCACTGGCAGGGCGACAACAACGAACTGGGGGACCCCGTCCGCGTCTTCAACGTCTACGGGCACAACACCTGCGGGAACGACAGCATCGCGCTGGCCGGCCTCTGGCAGGCGGCCGGCCTGAGGGTCGCCCCCGCCCGCCCGCTCACGCACTGCATCTCCCAGGTCTTCTTCGACGGCCGCTGGAACCTGCTCGACGGCGACATGCAGGGGTTCTACCTTCTGCGCGACAACGAGACGATCGCCAGCGAACAGGACCTGGTGCATGACCACGACCTGGTCAAACGGACCCACACGGCGGGCATTCTGCACGCGAACTCCCGTTCGCAGGACGAGAGCCAGGCGTCCATCTTCGTCTACGAAGGAGAGGCCAAGGGCACACGCAACAGCCGCCGGGACACGACCATGGACATGACGCTCCGCCCGGGCGAGGCGCTCACCTACCGCTGGGGCCACACCGAGCCGATCAAGTACCACGGCGTCAGCACGCCGCGCTTCCCGACCGCAATACAGAACGGCCTGTGGGAGTATCGGCCGGACCTTTTCGGGGACGTCTGGCGTAGCGGCGCCCGGACGGTCGAGAGGATCCGGAACACCGCGGACGGCCTGGCCGCCGAGCCGGGAACGGTCGGGACGATCCTCTGGCGTATGGCCGCCCCGTATCCCTTCGTCGGCGGCCGCTACGAGGTCGAGGGGAACGACGTGCGGGTGGCGGTCTCGACCGACGGCGAGCAGTGGCGGGACATGACCACGGGGATCCTCGACTACCAGTTCCCGTCCGAGCACGGGCCATACCACCAGTACTTCCTGCGCTGCCGCCTGGAAGGCGACGCGCGCCTGAAGTCCTTCGCCGTCATCAACGACATCCAGACGGCCCTGCCGGGCATGCCCGGGATGGTCGTGGGCGAGAACCGGTTCGTCTACACCGACGAGACCCCGGGCGAGCGCCGGGTACGCATCACGCACGGATGGGTCGAGCGCTCGGCCGGCCACCCGCCCGTCGCTCCCGCCGCCGCCGTCTTCCCCCCCGACGGAGCCGAGGTGAACGGCACGGACATCACCTTCCGCTGGCAGCCCGCCGCGGACCCGGACGGCGAGGCGATCGCCGACTACCACTGGGAACTGTCCGACCGGCCGGACATGCGCTGGCCGCTCTCGCCGAACTTCCGCAAGCTGATCTCGCGCACGCCCGACCGCGGCCACGCGCAGTACTCGCTCCCCTGCGTCGGCCTGTTGGCACCCGGACGCCCCTATTACTGGCGCGTGCGTGCACGGAGCGCGCAGGGTCTCTGGGGGCCCTGGAGCGAGACGTGGAGCTTCGTCAGCCACGCGCCGACGCCGCCGATCGCCGTAGCGCTCGATGTCGACGAGACGACGGGCGTCGGCACGCTCACGTGGAAGCCGAACCCGTCGGGCAACGCGCCGGCCACCTACCGCGTCTACGGCAGCGACGAGAAGGGCTTCTCGGTCAGCGACGAGCCGTATCGCGTCAACCGGGGACAGACCCCGGAGGGGCTCCTGCCGGATCCCTTCCCGGCGAACTTCGTCGCCGAGACCGCCGAGACGCGCATGGCCGTGCTCGGCCGGGGGCTCGACCTGCCCAACGCGAACCGCGCGTGGTACCGGGTGGTGGCCGTCGACGCGAACGGGAAGCGGAGCTGGTCGTCCGCCTTCGCGGAGGCGCCGCGTCCGCTGGTCTACACGACCCCCGTGACGTCCGCCCGGGTGGGCACGCCCTACGTCTACCGGGCCGCCGCCGTGCGCTCCCTGGGCGACGCCCGCAACCGCGGCCGTGCCGGTATGGGCTACTGGGACATCGAAGAGCCCGCGTTCTCCATCGAACAGGGCCCGGACTGGCTGACCGTCGACCCGGCCACCGGCCTCCTGACCGGCACGCCCCACACGCCCGGACGGGTGCCGGTCGTCCTGCGCGCCCTCATCGAGCGCGACGTGCCCATCCTCGACGAGGGCGCACTGGCCTGGGGCAACTACACGGTCACGAGCACCGAGCGGCGCCGGGTCGGCAGCGCCGTTCAGGAGTTCACAATCGACGTGGCGCCGCAGTAG
- a CDS encoding DUF523 domain-containing protein, whose amino-acid sequence MSEGKSARPRVGVSACRLGQKVRYDGGHKQDRFLADTFGRFVDWVPVCPEVESGLPVPRESMHLEGDPAAPRLVTTHTQVDHTDRIRDWTRGRLDDLACVGLCGFVSKTNSLSSGMHPHPLELKLRNHA is encoded by the coding sequence ATGAGCGAAGGGAAGTCCGCCAGGCCCCGCGTCGGCGTGAGCGCCTGCCGGCTCGGGCAGAAGGTCCGCTACGACGGCGGGCACAAACAGGACCGCTTTCTGGCCGACACGTTCGGCCGGTTCGTCGATTGGGTGCCCGTGTGCCCGGAGGTGGAGAGCGGCCTGCCGGTCCCACGCGAATCGATGCACCTGGAGGGCGACCCGGCCGCGCCGCGGCTCGTGACGACGCACACGCAGGTCGACCACACCGACAGGATACGGGACTGGACGAGGGGACGGCTGGATGATCTGGCATGCGTCGGCCTGTGCGGGTTCGTGTCCAAGACGAACTCGCTCAGTTCGGGCATGCACCCGCACCCGCTGGAGCTGAAGCTGCGCAACCACGCATGA
- a CDS encoding rubredoxin encodes MRKYRCTVCNYVYDPELGDPTQDISAGTPFEELPDDWTCPDCGVGKDMFEPGDE; translated from the coding sequence ATGCGGAAGTACCGATGCACGGTCTGCAACTACGTCTACGATCCGGAACTGGGCGATCCGACACAGGACATCTCGGCGGGGACGCCGTTTGAAGAGCTTCCGGACGACTGGACCTGCCCGGACTGCGGCGTGGGCAAGGACATGTTCGAGCCGGGAGACGAGTGA
- a CDS encoding hydrogenase maturation protease encodes MSRVLVIGFGNAMRGDDGLGWHAAQKLLHAGLGDGVHVLPCRQLTPELAAEVAAAGFVLFIDVACDLPVGEVDCIDVECVHDRPSFCLHRLNPSGLLALARDVYGEYPPAVALVAGAESFECGAPLSPPAAAALVRVVEQARRIIAHRLAVAPCPG; translated from the coding sequence ATGAGCCGTGTGCTCGTGATCGGCTTCGGAAACGCGATGCGAGGCGACGACGGCCTGGGCTGGCACGCGGCGCAGAAGCTGCTGCATGCCGGCCTGGGCGACGGCGTGCACGTGCTGCCGTGCCGCCAGTTGACGCCGGAGCTGGCCGCGGAGGTCGCGGCGGCCGGTTTCGTGCTCTTTATCGACGTCGCCTGCGATCTGCCCGTGGGCGAGGTGGACTGCATCGACGTGGAATGCGTGCACGACCGGCCCTCGTTCTGCCTGCACCGGCTGAACCCGTCCGGACTGCTGGCGCTGGCACGCGACGTCTACGGCGAGTATCCGCCGGCCGTGGCGCTTGTGGCAGGGGCGGAGAGCTTCGAGTGCGGCGCGCCGCTGTCGCCGCCCGCTGCCGCCGCCCTGGTGCGGGTCGTCGAACAGGCCCGTCGCATCATCGCGCACCGGCTGGCGGTCGCCCCTTGCCCCGGATGA
- a CDS encoding NADP oxidoreductase, producing MTPVRMATVWLEACSGCHMSFLDMDERLIELAGQIELVCSPLVDRKEFPEDVDVVVVTGGVGNEEQEELLRKARERSRILISMGDCAVTGNVPAMRNTLDVQEMLEAVYGPDAPGKPSGPAAGVPRLSPQVQPLHRFVKVDEYIPGCPPCADLIHFILSEVVQGRIPGLGVRARFG from the coding sequence ATGACGCCCGTCAGGATGGCGACCGTCTGGCTGGAAGCCTGTTCGGGCTGCCATATGTCGTTCCTGGATATGGACGAGCGGCTCATCGAGCTGGCCGGCCAGATTGAACTGGTCTGCAGCCCGCTGGTCGATCGCAAGGAGTTCCCCGAAGACGTCGACGTGGTCGTCGTCACCGGCGGTGTCGGCAACGAGGAACAGGAAGAGCTGCTGCGCAAGGCGCGGGAGCGGTCCCGGATCCTGATCAGCATGGGCGATTGCGCGGTGACCGGCAACGTGCCCGCCATGCGGAACACCCTCGACGTCCAGGAGATGCTGGAGGCCGTCTACGGCCCCGACGCCCCGGGCAAGCCGTCCGGCCCCGCCGCCGGCGTGCCCCGCCTCTCCCCCCAGGTCCAGCCGCTGCACCGGTTCGTGAAGGTGGACGAGTACATCCCCGGTTGTCCGCCGTGTGCCGACCTCATCCATTTCATCCTGAGCGAAGTCGTCCAGGGCCGGATCCCGGGCCTCGGCGTCCGGGCCAGGTTCGGCTGA
- a CDS encoding Ni/Fe hydrogenase subunit alpha — protein sequence MAEKIVIDPITRIEGHAKVTLYVGQDGKVNDAQLHITQMRGFEKFCEGRPFHEMPAITARICGICPVAHLMASSKACDALLAVRVPDAGQRVRRLINMAQIVQSHALSFFHLSSPDLLLGMDADPAVRNVFGVMATHKDVARDGIRLRQFGQQAIEWLAGQRVHARWIVPGGVSHPVTPEVRTRILDGLPEAMGIAQRALALLKELVRRHQEEVETFGNFPSLYLGLVGEGGALEFYDGGLRILDSDGSLAADGVAAADYADYVDEAVEPWTYLKFPYYKPRGYPEGLYRVGPLARLNLADRISTPLAEAERQAFRALSDGPVSSSFHYHYARLIEALHCLEGIQELLNHPDVCDPHVRAHAEPNAREGVGISEAPRGTLIHHYRADLNGIMESANLIIATGHNNLAMNRSILQVARHFVKPDRLSEGMLNRVEAVIRAYDPCLSCSTHALGQMPMLVQLVGPGGEVRDQVRRD from the coding sequence ATGGCCGAGAAGATCGTCATCGATCCCATCACGCGTATCGAAGGGCATGCGAAGGTCACGCTCTACGTCGGGCAGGACGGCAAGGTCAACGACGCGCAGCTCCACATCACCCAGATGCGCGGCTTCGAGAAGTTCTGCGAAGGGCGGCCGTTCCATGAGATGCCCGCCATCACCGCGCGCATCTGCGGCATCTGCCCCGTCGCCCACCTGATGGCGTCGTCCAAGGCGTGCGACGCCCTGCTCGCCGTGCGCGTCCCGGATGCGGGGCAGCGCGTGCGACGGCTCATCAACATGGCGCAGATCGTCCAGAGCCACGCCCTGAGCTTCTTCCACCTGTCCAGCCCCGACCTCCTGCTCGGCATGGATGCCGACCCGGCCGTGCGCAACGTGTTCGGCGTGATGGCCACACACAAGGACGTGGCGCGTGACGGCATCCGGCTGCGCCAGTTCGGCCAGCAGGCCATCGAGTGGCTGGCCGGCCAGCGCGTCCATGCCCGGTGGATCGTTCCGGGCGGCGTCAGCCACCCCGTGACGCCCGAGGTGCGCACCCGGATACTGGACGGCCTGCCGGAGGCCATGGGGATTGCGCAGCGCGCGCTCGCCCTGCTCAAGGAGCTGGTGCGCCGCCATCAGGAGGAGGTCGAGACCTTCGGCAACTTCCCCAGCCTGTACCTCGGCCTGGTGGGCGAGGGCGGCGCGCTGGAGTTCTACGACGGCGGGCTCCGGATCCTCGACAGCGACGGGAGCCTGGCCGCCGACGGCGTGGCCGCCGCAGACTACGCCGACTACGTGGACGAGGCCGTCGAGCCCTGGACCTACCTGAAGTTCCCCTACTACAAGCCCCGCGGCTATCCCGAAGGGCTCTACCGCGTCGGGCCGCTCGCGCGCCTCAACCTGGCCGACCGCATCAGCACCCCGCTGGCGGAGGCCGAACGGCAGGCCTTCCGCGCGCTCAGCGACGGGCCGGTCTCCAGCTCCTTCCATTACCACTACGCGCGACTCATCGAGGCGCTTCACTGCCTCGAGGGCATTCAGGAGCTTCTGAACCACCCGGACGTCTGCGACCCGCACGTGCGTGCGCACGCCGAGCCGAACGCCCGCGAGGGCGTGGGCATCTCCGAGGCGCCCCGCGGCACCCTGATCCACCACTACCGTGCGGATCTGAACGGCATCATGGAGTCCGCCAACCTGATCATCGCCACCGGCCACAACAACCTGGCCATGAACCGGTCCATCCTCCAGGTGGCGCGACACTTCGTCAAGCCGGACCGGCTGAGCGAGGGCATGCTGAACCGCGTCGAGGCGGTCATCCGGGCCTATGACCCCTGCCTGAGCTGTTCGACCCACGCCCTGGGCCAGATGCCCATGCTCGTGCAGCTCGTCGGCCCCGGCGGCGAGGTGCGCGATCAGGTGAGGCGCGACTGA
- a CDS encoding sugar phosphate isomerase/epimerase, giving the protein MGYAVIMHVNYCEQGQTVEEICRRAAGWGFDGVEFRSRRDSVDETPEQYMDQIEAGVEASGLRQVVFGSPGPALIKPDAAERAREVETAIAFYRQASQRFGVRTCNLVTGWLGIGEPVTEDHWKWQVEGCRRLADGLQDVDIRFGFETHRGYVHDKIESTRRLVEDVDRPSIGANLDYGNMVGQEDRPTLEEAIRAFGTKLHYVHLKNSAPIRRAQARVSTSLGEGEINNREFVRLLRQTGFTGPICVEAPRAGDREWFAQQDLAYIRAVLRDLGA; this is encoded by the coding sequence ATGGGTTACGCGGTGATCATGCACGTCAACTACTGCGAGCAGGGCCAGACGGTCGAGGAAATCTGCCGGAGGGCCGCCGGATGGGGCTTCGACGGCGTGGAGTTCCGCAGTCGGAGGGACTCGGTCGACGAGACGCCCGAGCAGTACATGGACCAGATCGAGGCGGGCGTGGAGGCGTCGGGACTCCGACAGGTGGTCTTCGGGTCGCCCGGACCGGCGCTGATCAAGCCGGACGCCGCCGAGCGCGCCCGGGAGGTCGAGACGGCGATCGCCTTCTATCGCCAGGCGTCCCAGCGGTTCGGCGTCCGCACCTGCAATCTGGTCACCGGCTGGCTCGGCATCGGCGAACCGGTCACGGAGGACCACTGGAAGTGGCAGGTCGAGGGCTGCCGCCGGCTGGCGGACGGCCTGCAGGACGTCGACATCCGCTTCGGCTTCGAGACGCATCGCGGCTACGTCCATGACAAGATCGAGTCGACCCGCCGGCTGGTGGAAGACGTCGATCGGCCCTCGATCGGCGCCAACCTGGACTACGGCAACATGGTCGGCCAGGAGGACCGGCCGACGCTCGAAGAGGCGATCAGGGCGTTCGGCACGAAGCTCCACTACGTGCACCTGAAGAACTCCGCGCCCATCCGGCGCGCCCAGGCGCGCGTCTCCACGTCCCTGGGCGAGGGCGAGATCAACAACCGGGAGTTCGTGCGCCTTCTGAGGCAGACCGGCTTCACCGGCCCGATCTGCGTGGAGGCCCCGCGAGCCGGCGACCGCGAGTGGTTCGCCCAGCAGGACCTCGCCTACATCCGGGCCGTCCTGCGTGATCTGGGCGCCTGA
- a CDS encoding lipid A phosphate methyltransferase — protein sequence MALRDELIRQGRMLFRWRTYLPLLFVPVFLVGLGSAERLERAAGDAVDDVYDWACVAISLVGLGWRAFVSGTVPHGTSGRNTRRQKAAVLNTSGAYSVVRHPLYLGNFLVFLGVLMSPGVPWLVLVGCLSYMAYYERIMLVEEEYLGEVFGTAYRVWSDATPAFLPRWSNWRPPELPFCARAALKKEYATLLGVAVTFAVLDHVEDWLAGVPVTLERDTVVPALIVTAFCLLVRLLHKHTRALHVPAR from the coding sequence ATGGCTCTCAGGGACGAACTCATCCGGCAGGGCCGCATGCTGTTCCGGTGGCGCACCTATCTGCCCCTGCTGTTCGTGCCGGTCTTCCTCGTCGGGCTGGGCAGCGCGGAGCGGCTGGAACGGGCCGCCGGCGACGCGGTCGACGACGTCTACGACTGGGCCTGCGTCGCCATCTCGCTGGTCGGGCTCGGGTGGCGAGCGTTCGTGTCCGGCACGGTTCCGCATGGAACGTCGGGCCGCAACACAAGGCGTCAGAAGGCGGCCGTCCTGAACACGTCGGGCGCCTACTCGGTCGTGCGCCATCCGCTGTACCTGGGGAACTTCCTGGTCTTTCTGGGCGTGCTGATGTCGCCGGGCGTCCCGTGGCTCGTTCTGGTGGGATGCCTGAGCTACATGGCCTATTACGAGCGGATCATGCTGGTCGAGGAGGAGTACCTGGGCGAGGTGTTCGGGACGGCGTACCGGGTGTGGTCGGACGCCACGCCCGCGTTTTTGCCTCGATGGTCGAACTGGCGGCCCCCCGAGCTTCCGTTCTGCGCCAGGGCCGCATTGAAGAAGGAGTATGCCACCTTGCTGGGGGTGGCCGTCACGTTCGCGGTGCTGGACCACGTCGAGGACTGGCTGGCAGGCGTGCCGGTGACCCTGGAGAGGGACACGGTGGTGCCCGCGCTCATCGTCACGGCCTTCTGTCTGCTGGTTCGCCTGCTTCACAAGCACACTCGGGCGCTGCACGTCCCGGCACGGTGA
- the hoxU gene encoding bidirectional hydrogenase complex protein HoxU has protein sequence MKTPPVNPVTPESAPRPVKTLKIDGLDVSGREDQTILEVAREHNICIPAICHLDGLSGVGACRLCLVEIVGSPRLVPACVTRVAEGMEVITKSPRLNKYRRMILEMFFAERNHVCAVCVANGHCELQTLARDLGMNHVSVAYLHPRVGVDATHERFTIDHNRCILCMRCVRVCAEIEGARTWGVKGRGIESRVITDFDGPWGESKTCTGCGKCVQVCPTGALFEKGTAAAEVGRREFLPYLTTMREETP, from the coding sequence ATGAAGACTCCACCCGTGAATCCCGTCACCCCGGAGAGCGCTCCGCGGCCGGTCAAGACGCTCAAGATCGACGGCCTCGACGTCAGCGGCCGTGAAGATCAGACCATCCTGGAGGTCGCACGCGAGCACAACATCTGCATCCCCGCGATCTGCCATCTGGACGGCCTCAGCGGCGTGGGCGCCTGCCGCCTCTGCCTGGTGGAGATCGTCGGCAGCCCGCGACTGGTGCCCGCCTGCGTGACCCGCGTCGCCGAGGGGATGGAGGTCATCACGAAGTCGCCGCGCCTCAACAAGTACAGGCGCATGATCCTGGAGATGTTCTTCGCCGAACGCAACCACGTCTGCGCCGTCTGCGTGGCCAACGGCCACTGCGAACTGCAGACGCTGGCCCGCGACCTGGGCATGAACCATGTCAGCGTGGCCTACCTGCACCCGCGTGTGGGCGTGGATGCCACGCACGAGCGGTTCACCATCGACCACAACCGCTGCATCCTGTGCATGCGCTGTGTGCGCGTCTGCGCCGAGATCGAAGGCGCCCGCACCTGGGGCGTGAAGGGGCGCGGCATCGAATCGCGGGTCATCACCGACTTCGACGGCCCCTGGGGCGAGTCCAAGACGTGCACCGGTTGCGGCAAGTGTGTGCAGGTCTGCCCGACCGGCGCGCTGTTTGAGAAGGGCACGGCGGCCGCCGAAGTGGGCCGGCGCGAGTTCCTGCCGTACCTGACCACGATGCGGGAGGAGACGCCATGA
- a CDS encoding sugar transferase, whose protein sequence is MRIRNSPPPKAAHARNTLSIAIIACLPANGPMTGWPSRRHCSRPGTACKGKIAHSLLYTRAAALVFGIAPRGPPIMERSDPLRPEGENALPAQPAADPNETAKRLMDVLGGVLGLALTLPLAPWIALAIRLDSPGPVLFGQDRVGRGGRRFRLWKFRTMCRDAEARRPDLEGRNEMIGPAFRITDDPRVTRVGRFLRRHNLDEFPQFWNVLRGQMSLVGPRPATPDEVAVYNEWQRRRLAVRPGLTGLAQVRGGGTLRDFDEVVRLDLEYIARRSAGMDLGLILRTLPTLIRGKGRPPAGAR, encoded by the coding sequence ATGCGGATCAGGAACAGCCCGCCGCCGAAGGCGGCACACGCCAGGAACACCCTGTCGATCGCCATCATCGCCTGTCTCCCTGCAAACGGGCCGATGACCGGATGGCCATCCCGCAGGCATTGTAGCCGTCCCGGCACGGCCTGCAAGGGGAAAATCGCGCACTCGCTCCTGTATACGCGCGCCGCTGCCCTCGTATTCGGAATCGCCCCGCGCGGGCCGCCTATAATGGAAAGAAGCGACCCGCTCCGCCCGGAGGGAGAGAACGCCTTGCCCGCACAGCCTGCCGCCGACCCCAACGAGACCGCCAAACGACTGATGGACGTTCTGGGCGGCGTGCTGGGGCTGGCCCTGACGCTGCCGCTGGCGCCCTGGATCGCCCTGGCCATCCGGCTGGACTCGCCGGGCCCGGTGCTGTTCGGCCAGGACCGGGTGGGCCGGGGCGGCCGGCGCTTCCGCCTGTGGAAGTTCCGCACGATGTGCCGCGATGCCGAGGCCCGCAGGCCGGACCTGGAGGGGCGGAATGAGATGATCGGGCCCGCGTTCCGGATCACCGACGACCCGCGCGTCACCCGTGTGGGCCGGTTCCTGCGGCGGCACAACCTGGACGAGTTCCCACAGTTCTGGAACGTCCTGCGCGGCCAGATGAGCCTGGTGGGGCCGCGGCCGGCCACCCCCGACGAAGTCGCGGTCTACAACGAATGGCAGAGACGGCGCCTGGCTGTGCGGCCGGGCCTGACGGGGCTGGCGCAGGTCAGGGGGGGCGGAACGCTGCGCGATTTCGATGAGGTGGTGCGCCTCGATCTGGAGTACATCGCCCGCCGGTCGGCCGGGATGGACCTGGGGCTGATCCTGCGCACGCTGCCGACGCTCATCCGGGGCAAGGGGCGACCGCCAGCCGGTGCGCGATGA